A section of the bacterium genome encodes:
- a CDS encoding transglycosylase SLT domain-containing protein: protein MKRLLTTLLLLAAAAAPVRAALLVDPCLEDFRVGDIAQGPAAFTPRGWAGNLFERPAWSPLWSGAWDNLFRLTATERSGLAAWPLFVAVNGGDPERAAGWWDDLATAWTETRLGLAPDARDSAARNWLSYERTSMAVFGALDRGDTATALTATDAVLALDGLADETRLIWSLRRRALAATAADAGPWEELLTLHACDRDAGWELWRARAAATGSDPLSLPSQPARWARWLVAAGDDALAANQLEKLAVPDDVKAGLGARLLDGAELRRHFQDHPNPPADEELQDWWLQGRLRLAGSSAEEAEALSALPGLAVANRAWLLRRAGDRRAGEGLWGAALADFRTALLLAERSGRSTVLNRVRAEIDRARSLADQQGRPDIRAELDGLWSPPVVRESEGPRVAAARAKVKRGRAPDLEARGLPDFPARARGVEAAVWRVWARQGRSLAQARAADPAAAAYDTLLQAVAAAGRLSDQRRAAAAACGTALASAGCGERVALWLLAAAAAATGPVLPPGEPSPVPDLVETNADELVRHALFGAALLAGDDRGRLAAGTRTPRGMLSEDERLLLVFPVPSGGEVAALLAGGAEPRLALAVARNESLFDPAVRSHAGALGYMQIMPFHYRDGARRDGDVDWRRSATSLRKGRALLDENARRYRGDPYRTLAAYNAGPAAVGRWTGQLGRRSGRQAFLEWIGYAETRQYVEKVLIDREVYDWILNDAAGALGAGVVLD, encoded by the coding sequence ATGAAGCGCCTGCTCACCACGCTGCTCTTGCTCGCCGCCGCCGCCGCGCCGGTCCGCGCCGCGCTGCTGGTCGACCCGTGCCTGGAGGATTTCCGGGTCGGCGACATCGCGCAGGGTCCCGCCGCCTTCACGCCGCGGGGCTGGGCCGGGAACCTCTTCGAACGCCCGGCCTGGTCGCCCCTGTGGAGCGGCGCCTGGGACAACCTCTTCCGCTTGACCGCAACGGAGCGATCCGGGCTCGCCGCCTGGCCGCTCTTCGTGGCGGTCAACGGCGGCGACCCGGAACGCGCCGCCGGCTGGTGGGACGATCTGGCGACCGCCTGGACGGAAACCCGGCTCGGGTTGGCGCCCGACGCCCGGGATTCGGCGGCCCGGAACTGGTTGTCCTACGAGCGCACCAGCATGGCGGTCTTCGGCGCCCTGGACCGGGGGGACACCGCGACCGCGCTCACGGCCACCGACGCGGTGCTGGCGCTGGACGGTCTGGCCGACGAGACGCGCCTGATCTGGAGCCTGCGCCGCCGGGCGCTGGCCGCGACGGCGGCGGATGCCGGTCCCTGGGAGGAACTGCTCACGCTGCACGCCTGCGACCGCGACGCGGGCTGGGAACTCTGGCGGGCCCGCGCCGCCGCGACCGGCAGCGATCCGTTGTCGTTGCCCTCGCAGCCCGCCCGCTGGGCGCGCTGGCTGGTGGCGGCCGGTGACGACGCGCTCGCCGCGAACCAGCTCGAGAAACTGGCCGTGCCCGACGACGTCAAGGCCGGGCTCGGCGCCCGGCTGCTGGACGGGGCCGAACTGCGGCGACATTTCCAGGACCACCCCAACCCGCCCGCCGACGAGGAACTGCAGGACTGGTGGCTCCAGGGCCGCCTGCGGTTGGCCGGGTCGTCGGCCGAGGAGGCGGAAGCGCTGTCGGCGCTGCCGGGACTGGCCGTCGCCAACCGAGCCTGGCTGTTGCGGCGCGCCGGCGACCGGCGCGCCGGTGAAGGCCTCTGGGGCGCCGCCCTCGCCGACTTCCGCACGGCGCTGCTGCTGGCGGAACGCTCGGGGCGGTCCACGGTCCTGAACCGGGTGCGGGCCGAGATCGACCGCGCGCGTTCGCTGGCGGACCAGCAGGGACGGCCCGACATCCGGGCCGAACTGGACGGGCTCTGGAGCCCGCCGGTCGTGCGCGAGAGCGAGGGCCCGCGGGTCGCGGCCGCCCGCGCCAAGGTGAAGCGGGGGCGCGCGCCGGACCTCGAAGCGCGCGGGCTGCCGGACTTCCCCGCCCGCGCCCGCGGCGTCGAAGCGGCGGTCTGGCGCGTCTGGGCCCGGCAGGGCCGGTCGCTGGCGCAGGCCAGAGCCGCGGACCCCGCGGCCGCCGCCTACGACACCCTGCTCCAGGCCGTGGCGGCCGCCGGCCGGCTCTCGGACCAGCGGCGGGCGGCGGCGGCGGCCTGCGGCACCGCGTTGGCGTCCGCCGGCTGCGGGGAGCGCGTCGCCCTCTGGCTGCTGGCGGCGGCGGCGGCGGCGACCGGCCCCGTGCTGCCGCCGGGCGAACCCTCGCCCGTGCCCGACCTGGTGGAAACCAACGCCGACGAGCTCGTGAGGCACGCCCTCTTCGGCGCGGCCCTGCTGGCCGGCGACGACCGGGGACGGCTGGCCGCCGGCACCCGGACGCCGCGCGGCATGCTGAGCGAGGACGAGCGCCTGCTGCTGGTCTTCCCCGTGCCCTCCGGCGGGGAGGTGGCGGCCCTGCTGGCCGGCGGCGCCGAACCCCGGCTCGCCCTGGCCGTGGCGCGCAACGAATCGCTCTTCGACCCCGCGGTGCGCTCGCACGCCGGCGCCCTGGGCTACATGCAGATCATGCCGTTCCACTACCGTGACGGGGCCCGCCGCGACGGCGACGTGGACTGGCGGCGCAGCGCGACGTCCCTGCGCAAGGGCCGGGCCCTGCTGGACGAGAACGCGCGCCGCTACCGGGGCGACCCGTACCGGACCCTGGCGGCCTACAACGCGGGACCGGCCGCGGTGGGGCGCTGGACCGGCCAGTTGGGCCGCCGTTCCGGCCGCCAGGCGTTCCTGGAATGGATCGGTTATGCTGAGACGCGCCAGTACGTGGAGAAGGTTTTAATTGACCGCGAGGTCTACGACTGGATACTTAACGACGCTGCCGGCGCGCTCGGTGCCGGTGTCGTCCTGGACTGA
- a CDS encoding SEC59/DGK1/VTE5 family protein — translation MPHSPPARTWRDSVEWGRKAIHVSSTVLAVWVLSVPDPWTTAGLAAATLFVMAVDLARLRMKRWALWFYRKFPLIFRRDERHDLSGASVMMIGATLASFLFPPAPAAAGILCLAWGDSAAAVVGQAVSFRRRQLGLERDDGTRAPVVIRRRGKTWVGTFACFAASTLVTALVLRGEPAFALATGAVAAIMERWTPGRWDNLTIPLASAAAIQFCHTWLR, via the coding sequence TTGCCGCACTCGCCCCCGGCCCGCACCTGGCGCGACAGCGTGGAGTGGGGCCGCAAGGCGATCCATGTCAGCTCGACAGTGCTGGCCGTCTGGGTCCTCTCGGTGCCCGATCCGTGGACCACGGCCGGCCTGGCGGCGGCGACGCTGTTCGTCATGGCCGTGGACCTGGCCCGGCTGCGCATGAAGCGCTGGGCGCTCTGGTTCTACCGGAAATTCCCGCTGATCTTCCGCCGCGACGAGCGCCACGACCTGTCCGGCGCCTCGGTGATGATGATCGGCGCCACGCTGGCCTCGTTCCTGTTCCCGCCGGCGCCGGCCGCCGCCGGCATCCTCTGCCTCGCCTGGGGCGACTCGGCGGCGGCGGTGGTGGGGCAGGCGGTCTCGTTCCGACGGCGCCAACTCGGCCTAGAACGCGACGACGGCACGCGGGCCCCGGTGGTGATCCGCCGCCGCGGCAAGACCTGGGTCGGGACCTTCGCCTGCTTCGCGGCCTCGACCCTCGTGACGGCCCTGGTGCTGCGCGGCGAGCCCGCGTTCGCCCTGGCGACGGGCGCCGTCGCCGCGATCATGGAACGCTGGACGCCGGGCCGCTGGGACAACCTGACGATCCCGCTGGCCTCGGCGGCGGCGATCCAGTTCTGCCACACCTGGCTGCGCTGA